The sequence below is a genomic window from Selenomonas ruminantium subsp. lactilytica TAM6421.
ATTAATTAAATATCCCCAATAAAAATGCAGCGTTTTTTCGTTTTTGCCATAAGACTCGATATGCGCCGTTGTGAGCAATTTTTTCATGGTGAATATGATTGTATAGGCTACCGCCTTAAACTTCGTTGTAGGCGGCGTGAGGCATTCTCTTGGAGGACTATTTGCTTTTCTACGTCCAGGCAAAGAAAAAAGCCCCATTCCGGGGCTTCTGTCATTCCCATATATCCTTGTCGCCGTTCTGTATGTCCCACGACCACACTTCTCGCAAGTTGACACCTGCTATCTCACACTGCCTGCGGGATTTCATAAACACATAGTCAATGTTCTCCCCCTGTTTCAAAGTGCCATCGGGAGCCAGGTGCTTGTTTGGAATCCACACATTCTGATTGGTGCCATTGATCGTAAAGCGCTTGGCGAACTTAACGTGGTAATCATCCCTGTCAATACACATCAAGCGTATGCCCTTGTATGTCTGCACCGCCGTATTGATGGGGATTTTGATTATCTTGCGCTTCTTACTCATTTTGCAACCTCCTGCACCTCTTTCAGCTTGCGTATGTCAGCAACAATCTCTCGCTCGTCGCGGGCATTGATGTACGCCAATACGTCCTTCTTGGCAATGGTGGCGGTCAGCAAAATACCCTTCTTGCCGTCACGCTCGAACCTTGACTTGAACCACTCCGCTTTCTCGCGGTTGTCAGTCCAACTAAGCCCCAACCTCTCGCGTCCGGGGGAAACGCCACGAAACACAGTCACCACGTCGGGCAGATTTTCAAAATACGCCATTTCCTCTGCGTCCATGATGTGTCGCTTGCTTGCCTTGCGGAACAACTTGACCGCTTCCGTCGTGCTCACATTCGCGTCTTGGTTCGGGTTTTCTTCCGTCACCCAACACTCTTTCAGCATTTCGGCATAATCTTTCCTCCCCATGTACGGCGAACAATACTTGAACCATGTCATTTTGTATGCGGTCTGAACAAGGACGCATACTTGTGGCAGGTCACACTTATCAATGGTTTCAAACATCATTTTTCGGTACTTGGCGAAGTCTGCTTTCTGCGTCAAGTCAAGGGCTTCCCCTGTCCGTGGGTTCACAGACATGGTGGAGGTGGTGAAGGGGTGAGAACATACCCAAAACTTCTCCACCCCCGCCGTTGGCGTAATCTCCACCACATCAAACAACCGTTTCGTAACGTCCCGCACCATGTCAATATTCGTTTCTGCCCTCATGCCATCTTTACTCCTTCGTCATACTCACTTGCCAATATTATAACTCATTTGATGCGTGCCTTAACAATTTCTTCTTTCGTCATTTCAAATCCTCCCACGGTACACGCTCAATCGTGACATTTTCTGCATACAGGTTAATCGCTTCTATCCCTTCAACATTGACAATCTCGGCTATGTCTGCGTCTGACAGGTCAATGCCAAAGTTCTCCTTGTGCTCCTGCAACACCCCAATCATGTCGTCGTAGTCATAGTTGCCATTGGGCAATACCTTGTTCCAATACCCAATCGCCCGCTGCAGGTTATCTTTTGCCATTATCGCATACATGATAGCACCTCGTCAGCCGTATACGACTTTGCCAAAACACGCGGTCTGAAAAATGCGGTCAACGGCGCAACCGTCAAAATAACTGTCGTCAATGTCATAGCCGTTGCAGGCTTTCAATAACCTGTCATACGTCACAATAACAGGTTCGTCGTCGTCCGGTTCGGCTTTCAAGCAGTAGCCGTTTTTCATTCCTTCAAGCCAAACATCTTCACGGCAAAGGCTTTTCACGCGACGTTTCGCCTTGGTACGCAATTCCTCATAAACTTCGTGGCTTACCTTATTGCCCTTATCGTCACACACATCCAATGACGACAACCAATAGGCACATGCGTTAATGTCACACAACACCTCGAACGCTACTTCTTCTCTCTTGCTCATTTTCATTACCTCCATTACTCTACTTCTTCCCATGCAAACAATGCGTCTTGCAGGTGAACAAAGTCATGCTCAACCTCGAAATCGGTATACGCCATATCCTTGTCCTGCACCCACCCTGTCAACTGAACGACCTTGCCAAAATGCTCTGCCATGTCGGGGTTGATGATGCCATCAGTCACCAGCTCTTTCATGCTCTGACCATAAGCGTTTTCAACCTCCCGATACGTCAGCACCCGAACAAGCACCTTTTCGCCTGCCGACACACGAGCCTTGACGCTTTCAATCGTATCTTCGAGCACCTCAAAACTTACACCCAACTCATAGTCCTTAATCTCCTTGGCAGTCAACTTGCGCTCATAGTAAACTGCGCCATATCTCCCGCCGACTGTATCACTCCCGACATAGCCAACAAAGTCTTTCGGCAACGCCCCTGGGCTTAATGGACGTTCACGCAGGTAATACTTATACGCCTTCATACTCATTCCTCCTTAGACATGCTCAACAATCGTTTTCACATTGCCAATCTGCGGTGCGAACCGCTTTACGAACCGTTCAAACTTTGTCCGCTCAAGGCGGTACTCATAACTTGTTTCAGTGTCCGCCCCATATATTGCGTCGTTGCAGAACTCAATCTGCGCCTTGCACTCGGCAACCATGTCTGCCACGTTCCAACCCTCGGTGTTCTCGCTCAACTGCGTTTCGATTGTCAAGTGCTCCTTTCCGGTTGACTCCATGATGGCGTTGTAGCGTTTCAAGGCAATCTCATATACGCTTTTCATTTTCCCTCGCTCCTTTCAGTAACATGCGTCCCCGTGAGGGCCTTCGACCAAAACTCTCTTTTCCTCGCCAAACTTATTGCGCCACAATTCTTCTGTCGAGTTGTCGGCGTAGTAGTAGGTGGTGACGTACTTCCACTCTTTCGCTTTCTCGGCTTCTTCTTCTGCCTTTCTGACTTCTGCCTGCAATTCTTTCAGACGCCCAAACTCCTTTCGGGTGAGGGAACGGCAAGGCTCTGCCAAAGCATAGTCGGACAAATAGTACGATGCAAAAGTACGTTTCCACCCCGCATCAGACCAACCGTTGCTTGCCTTTTCAGCAAAAGCCATGAGTTCTTCGTCGCTTTCAATCGCGCCAAACCCTCTGCATGCGTAAACATATTCATCGGCAGAATATACCGGAGTGCCATTCACCCAACCATAAACCGTTTTCATTTTCCATTCCTCCGTTTTTGATATGTGTTTTTTGATACTTTTATTCTACTACAGGTGATATTATTTGTAAAGCTATTAATTCAAATAATATCAATAAATTTATATTTTTTTGTAATATATTTTACGCTTATCAGAACATCTTTTTTAGTATAACAACTCTGCTCAAAACATAGATTTGCCTTGTAACGCTTTTAAAAGCCGTATAAGCCGTGTTATGCCAAAAGGTATATAAGTATATGAATAAGCACATAGACCGCCCTTGTAGGCAACGTGAGGGCTATCTAGGAGCACATTGCCATCGTTACTTACTCCCTATTGTGCAGAGTGCAGCGTTTTGCTCCCTAAAAAATCATGTGAAATATGCGTTTGACTTTAGAGGCCCGTATAAACCTTTCTAAGCGGGCCTGTATAAGCCTTTCTAAGCGTGTTTAACCTGCGTGGTATATAAATGTATGGGTAAAGGGGCAGACGAGGCTTACAGGCAACGTGAGAGGCGAATAACGGCATGTGTGCGTTGTGTGTTATTCCCCTGCCTCCCCGATACTGCCTTTCCCGACTTTGAGAAGGTGGGCATTTGCCTTCCTGCTGCTCCCTGCCTTCCGAGGTTACACCCTGCCACCTGCCACTTTTTCAGAGTGAGCGAAGCGACAACAACACGCCCATCATCGGCACGATGATGAATATAGTATTTATACTATATGGTTTATATATGTGTTTATAACTGGTATTGGTTTGTGAATTTCACAAATGGATTTTGTGAATCCCACAAATGGATTTGTGAATTTCACAAATGAGGTGGAATAAGGGCTGACGGCTATTTTGCATAAAAAAAGCCCCTACCCGCGAAGGTAGGGGAAACCATCAAAATAGGTCACTATGAGTTCCTGTTCTCGCAAGAACTAATGTCAATTCATTATCAACAATTTTGTAAACCAACAACCAATCCGGTAGGATATCACCCAACCACAAACCCTTTTCATTTTCCATTCCTCCATGTTTTTGATATGTGTTTTTTGATACTTTTATTCTATCACTATATACATTATTTGTAAAGTGTTTATTTGAAATAAAAACTCTATTATATTATATTTTTGTGATGTGTTTATCTGCAAAAGTGCTGCTTATATCGGCGGTTTTTCGCTCTGCTTATGACCCGTAAAATTGCGATTTCGCTTTAGAACGCCTTAATACACTCTATAAGCCATTTTGTCGCCTTGGGTATATAAGTATATGGATTGACACATATAAGCCCCTTGTGGACGACATGAGGGGCAAATGCGGGGACATTTAGCTTGTACTATACTGTCAATATTCCAAAATACGGCATCCCTCTAAATCTCCAAAACTGCATTCGGCTTATAAAGCGTCTATACGAGCGTATAAGCGCGTTTGATTGTTGGAGTATATAAATATAGGGATAATGGGGTAGGCGGGGCTTGTGGACGACGTGAGGAACAAATGCGGGCATCTATTCGTTATATACTACTCCCCACCCTTCCTACCAGTCCTCCATCTTCTTTTTGAGGGGTGTGAGTTTGTTCCTGTGAAGGTACTGCCGTCCATTCCTTGGCACTTTCTCGCCCTTTGACATATTCCTTCTCAAAGGGAGCGAAGCGACAACAAAACACTCCATCACCGACAAGGTGATGACTTTCTTTATATATTTCTTTATATCTATCTCTATACTCTATCTCTGGTGGAAAATGTCGGGACAAACGGGGGACAATGTCCCACCCCCTTTGTGGGAGTAAGGTGGTTTTTAATTAAACCGCATACAAAAAACCGATTTTTGATGCGTTTCATTTACATCATTTTTTACATCATTTTTACATCATTTCCGTGACTTTTTTGTGACATCAAAAGGACACCAATGGGACAATGTCCCACCCCCCTCTAAAAATAAAAAAATCCCCTACCTTCACAGGCAGGGGATGTCAGTCAGAACAAGTCGCTATGCGTTCCTGTTCTTGCAAGAACTAACGTCAATTCATTATCAACTATTTTGTAAACCAACAACCAATCCGGCAGAATATGGCACTCTCGATAGCCTACATAATTCCCGACCAAGGCATGGTCACGATATTTGTCATCCAACTTCTCTCCATTTGCCAATGTATCAATGAC
It includes:
- a CDS encoding type II toxin-antitoxin system mRNA interferase toxin, RelE/StbE family is translated as MSNKHFTNNVYSDRIKVSKNTYQKHGGMENEKGLWLGDILPDWLLVYKIVDNELTLVLARTGTHSDLF
- a CDS encoding type II toxin-antitoxin system YafQ family toxin; protein product: MKLKLQVYTQFKKDVKLAKKRHYDMSLLKKVIDTLANGEKLDDKYRDHALVGNYVGYRECHILPDWLLVYKIVDNELTLVLARTGTHSDLF